Proteins found in one Melioribacteraceae bacterium 4301-Me genomic segment:
- the hpnD gene encoding presqualene diphosphate synthase HpnD — translation MGNQSKQIAKRSQSSFYYAFSLLNPVKRDAMNTVYAFCKSTDDIIDEGYEPDEVRYDKLRKWRIELEKSIKGNSEYQLLNKLGLIIKQFNIPLEPFFELIRGMEMDLQRKRYLTFDDLKEYCYRVASTVGLMCIEIFGYKNKSTREYAINLGLALQLTNILRDIKKDADLGRVYLPQNDMVKFNYSEHDILTGKYNQNFISLMQYEANRAKILFQTADAKLDFEDKPSMFAARAMEHIYKKLLNKLESQNFDVFNKNINVNKLEKAAISLGVWAKYSLVY, via the coding sequence ATGGGAAACCAATCAAAACAAATAGCCAAGCGAAGCCAAAGCAGTTTTTATTATGCATTTAGTCTGCTTAATCCTGTTAAACGAGATGCAATGAATACAGTTTACGCTTTTTGTAAAAGCACAGATGATATCATTGATGAAGGATATGAACCAGACGAAGTTCGATATGATAAATTGCGTAAATGGAGAATAGAATTAGAAAAATCTATAAAAGGTAACTCCGAATACCAGCTTCTTAATAAACTAGGGTTAATTATAAAACAATTTAATATTCCTTTAGAACCATTCTTTGAATTAATACGTGGAATGGAAATGGATTTGCAAAGGAAAAGGTATTTAACCTTTGACGACTTAAAAGAATATTGCTACAGAGTTGCATCAACTGTTGGTTTAATGTGTATTGAAATATTTGGCTACAAAAATAAATCAACTAGAGAATATGCAATTAATCTTGGTTTAGCTCTACAATTAACAAACATTTTAAGAGACATAAAAAAAGATGCAGACCTTGGCAGAGTTTATTTACCTCAAAACGATATGGTAAAATTTAATTATTCTGAGCATGATATTTTGACTGGCAAGTATAATCAAAATTTCATATCGCTAATGCAGTACGAAGCTAATAGAGCAAAAATTCTTTTTCAAACTGCAGATGCTAAATTAGACTTTGAGGACAAACCTTCCATGTTTGCTGCACGTGCAATGGAGCATATTTATAAAAAGCTGCTTAATAAGTTGGAGTCACAGAATTTTGACGTTTTCAACAAAAATATTAATGTAAATAAACTTGAAAAAGCAGCTATCTCACTTGGTGTTTGGGCTAAATATAGTTTAGTATATTAA
- the hpnE gene encoding hydroxysqualene dehydroxylase HpnE, translated as MTKCIVVGGGLAGLSAATLLLEKGINVHLIESTPKFGGKVYSLLNEKYDDEYDNGQHILMGCYYSTLNFLSRINSIENLEFQKSLRIPFVKKGNYFFYLDTHPKHYPLNLLKGILNYKALTFYERLKVIDFFIDLIFTYDEDLENLTVKEWLVLKKQNANVLKSFWKILVIGALNTELEIASASQFSYILKKIFFEGNDASTILLPKVSLNKLFVNNSLKYIREKGGSFTTSEKLTEVVLNNSRVSKLKTNKKNYSDFDFVVIAVPFYSLIKIKPFDMLYKDNEGSFTYSSILNVHLWLKENNFDEPFYGMIDSPVHWLFNHNKHITLVSSSADKLISLSNLEILEIFYSELESFFQSFNKKNVIDWKVVKEKRATFVPDKKIIHIRKKITSPFSNLFFAGDWVDTNLPSTIESAIYSGQLAVEKIIN; from the coding sequence ATGACAAAATGCATTGTGGTGGGCGGAGGTTTAGCGGGGTTATCTGCTGCAACTTTACTTTTAGAAAAAGGAATCAATGTCCACCTTATAGAATCAACTCCTAAATTTGGCGGGAAAGTTTATTCACTCTTAAATGAGAAATATGATGACGAGTATGATAATGGTCAACATATTTTAATGGGATGTTATTATTCAACTCTCAATTTTTTATCACGCATTAATTCTATTGAAAATCTTGAATTCCAAAAATCATTAAGAATACCTTTTGTGAAAAAGGGAAATTACTTTTTTTATCTTGACACTCACCCCAAGCATTATCCACTTAATCTTCTAAAAGGAATCTTGAATTACAAAGCTCTTACTTTTTATGAACGACTTAAAGTAATTGACTTTTTCATTGACTTGATTTTTACTTACGATGAAGACTTAGAAAATTTGACAGTCAAAGAATGGCTGGTTCTAAAAAAGCAAAATGCTAATGTATTAAAATCCTTTTGGAAAATATTAGTCATAGGCGCATTAAATACCGAGTTAGAAATCGCTTCAGCCTCACAATTTTCTTACATATTGAAAAAAATTTTTTTTGAAGGCAACGATGCATCAACTATACTTTTGCCAAAAGTTAGCTTAAACAAACTTTTTGTAAATAATTCACTTAAATATATTAGAGAAAAAGGAGGGAGCTTTACAACCTCAGAAAAATTAACTGAGGTAGTCTTAAATAATAGCAGAGTATCAAAACTTAAAACCAATAAAAAAAATTATTCTGATTTTGATTTTGTTGTTATTGCAGTTCCATTTTATTCGTTAATTAAAATAAAACCATTTGACATGCTTTATAAAGACAACGAAGGAAGTTTTACATATTCATCTATATTAAATGTTCATTTATGGCTTAAGGAGAACAATTTTGATGAGCCTTTTTATGGTATGATTGACTCACCAGTTCATTGGTTATTTAATCACAATAAACATATTACATTAGTTAGCAGTTCTGCTGATAAATTAATCAGCCTTTCTAATTTAGAAATCTTAGAAATTTTTTATTCAGAGTTAGAATCCTTTTTCCAATCTTTTAATAAAAAAAATGTAATTGATTGGAAAGTTGTAAAAGAAAAACGTGCAACTTTTGTACCTGATAAAAAAATAATTCACATCAGAAAAAAGATAACCTCTCCATTTAGTAATCTTTTTTTTGCAGGTGATTGGGTAGATACAAACTTGCCCTCAACAATTGAAAGTGCAATTTACAGCGGTCAATTGGCAGTAGAGAAAATAATTAACTAA
- a CDS encoding citrate (Si)-synthase → MSTLKNKLAQKINEWRPRTERLVKEYGDVKIGEVTIGQAIGGMRGVKSLVTDISYLDPYEGIRFRGYTIPEVLEKLPKVPNCEMPYVEGFFYLLLTGDIPTIEEVKEVHEEFNKRKKVPQYVFDVIRAMPRDTHPMTMFSAAILAMQRESIFVKKYHEGINKMDYWDPYYEDAMNLLAKLPEIAAHIYRMKYKNDDIIPPDPNLDFGGNFAHMMGIGKPYDDVARLYFILHSDHESGNVSAHTGHLVASALSDIYYAISAMLDGLAGPLHGLANEEVLRWIQGVMEKMGGKVPTEEEMKKFVWDTLKSGQVIPGYGHAVLRKTDPRYMAQREFCLKHLPDDLIFKYVDILYKVVPPILVEQGKAKNPWPNVDAQSGVIQWYYGVREYEFYTVLFGVGRALGVCSNIIWARALGYPIERPKSLTTAMLEEIAANATKKVEA, encoded by the coding sequence ATGTCAACCCTAAAAAACAAACTAGCACAAAAAATTAATGAATGGCGTCCCCGCACTGAAAGGTTAGTCAAAGAATATGGTGATGTTAAGATTGGTGAAGTTACTATTGGTCAAGCTATTGGTGGAATGCGCGGAGTAAAAAGTCTTGTTACTGATATTTCATATCTAGATCCTTACGAAGGAATTAGATTCAGAGGCTATACCATTCCTGAGGTGTTAGAAAAACTGCCTAAGGTACCTAATTGCGAAATGCCGTATGTAGAAGGCTTTTTTTATCTGCTGTTAACAGGAGATATTCCTACAATTGAAGAAGTTAAGGAAGTACATGAAGAGTTTAACAAACGGAAAAAAGTGCCTCAATATGTTTTTGATGTAATTCGAGCTATGCCTCGTGATACTCATCCGATGACTATGTTCTCTGCTGCAATTTTAGCAATGCAAAGAGAATCTATTTTTGTTAAAAAATACCACGAAGGTATTAACAAAATGGATTATTGGGATCCATATTACGAAGATGCGATGAACTTGTTAGCTAAACTGCCGGAAATTGCTGCTCATATCTACAGAATGAAATATAAAAATGATGATATTATTCCACCCGACCCAAATTTAGATTTTGGCGGCAACTTTGCTCACATGATGGGCATTGGTAAACCTTACGACGATGTTGCTCGTCTTTATTTCATTCTTCACAGTGACCATGAAAGCGGAAACGTAAGTGCTCACACAGGTCATTTAGTCGCTAGTGCGCTGTCAGATATTTATTATGCAATCTCTGCTATGTTAGATGGACTTGCTGGGCCATTGCATGGACTTGCTAATGAGGAAGTGCTGCGATGGATTCAGGGTGTGATGGAAAAAATGGGCGGCAAGGTACCAACTGAAGAGGAAATGAAAAAATTTGTATGGGATACACTGAAAAGTGGACAAGTAATACCGGGCTACGGGCATGCAGTGTTAAGAAAAACTGACCCTCGTTACATGGCTCAAAGAGAATTTTGCTTAAAACATCTGCCTGATGACTTGATTTTTAAATATGTTGATATACTTTATAAAGTTGTACCGCCGATTTTAGTAGAACAAGGTAAAGCTAAAAACCCCTGGCCAAACGTTGATGCGCAATCCGGAGTGATTCAATGGTACTACGGCGTTCGTGAATATGAGTTTTACACTGTTTTATTCGGCGTAGGCAGAGCCTTGGGTGTTTGTTCTAATATTATTTGGGCAAGAGCATTAGGTTATCCAATTGAAAGACCTAAATCACTTACTACCGCGATGCTTGAAGAAATTGCAGCAAACGCTACTAAAAAAGTAGAAGCTTAG
- a CDS encoding lytic transglycosylase domain-containing protein: protein MSIQKKNFPGEKSKLKTILTIMVKLKNYFSVFLILVIALILLFTINAIFQKQPGLKKEEIAGNDFLKIVVPLMPKELNFCGEKVPLNDIDVKERFERELIVNTYWHSSTILILKRSTRWFPVIEPILKRNGVPDDFKYLCAAESNLSNATSIANAVGFWQFVEKTAKQYGLKITKEIDERYSVEKSTEAACKYLKEAYSKYGSWTMAAASFNIGFDNLDKQIARQKSNDYYDLLFNEETSRYIFRVLAIKTILLNPENYGYILKKDDYYQPIPTYEIKITAPINDLADFAKDNSINYKFLKYFNPWLRENYLPLQKGESYIIKIPKPDAINISLE, encoded by the coding sequence TTGTCAATTCAAAAGAAGAATTTTCCTGGTGAGAAATCTAAATTAAAAACAATACTAACTATTATGGTTAAATTAAAAAATTACTTTTCGGTTTTTTTAATCTTAGTTATTGCATTAATACTTCTTTTTACAATAAATGCAATATTTCAGAAACAACCCGGATTAAAAAAAGAAGAAATTGCAGGCAACGACTTCTTAAAAATTGTTGTTCCGCTGATGCCAAAAGAACTAAATTTTTGTGGCGAGAAAGTTCCATTGAATGATATTGATGTAAAGGAAAGATTTGAAAGGGAATTAATAGTTAATACCTATTGGCATTCTTCTACAATATTAATATTAAAAAGATCTACCAGATGGTTTCCTGTTATCGAGCCTATACTAAAAAGAAATGGAGTACCTGATGACTTTAAGTATTTATGTGCTGCAGAAAGTAATTTAAGTAATGCAACTTCGATAGCAAATGCTGTTGGATTTTGGCAGTTTGTTGAAAAAACTGCCAAGCAATATGGATTGAAAATAACAAAAGAGATTGATGAAAGATATAGTGTCGAAAAATCTACCGAAGCCGCTTGTAAATATTTAAAAGAAGCTTACTCAAAATATGGGAGTTGGACTATGGCAGCAGCTTCATTTAACATAGGCTTCGATAATCTTGATAAACAAATTGCTCGACAAAAATCAAATGACTATTATGATCTTTTATTTAACGAGGAGACTTCCCGCTATATTTTCCGCGTCTTAGCAATCAAAACAATATTATTGAATCCAGAAAACTATGGCTATATTCTTAAAAAAGATGATTATTATCAGCCAATACCTACTTATGAAATTAAAATTACTGCACCTATAAATGACTTAGCTGATTTTGCAAAAGACAATAGTATTAACTATAAATTTCTTAAGTACTTTAATCCATGGCTAAGAGAAAATTATTTACCGTTGCAAAAAGGGGAAAGTTACATTATTAAAATCCCTAAACCAGATGCAATTAATATAAGCTTGGAGTAA
- a CDS encoding GNAT family N-acetyltransferase, producing the protein MENLTNKLSRIISALLAGEKAATEETANELPKLLDECLLNVVELNLLHEKEILDKLSQIFSYLFASNLHKIIVSRIDKEIYFLFGKSLVNEVAYSDQFKNIIYDYLDLFRLPEFLTKIYGDKRWEKLILDLIIVSNFDIASLVSQRLKNYYNKTLFKVFDNGTIKEYKWREVKSIIDIYSKSLLSLITKQQNKFVAFLMENSLETALLDIACLSSKIVNVMIPANSVSNHILFILNQTKASVLFVYDEKELIKIRSIRKELKHLKIVVLVKGNVTDEWVIPFNKFIEMANQHSEEEFNHFKLAFGSSDFVNDVATIMYTSGTTGDPKGIMFSQLNIIYKRFCRAMAIPQIGENDRFLAYLPLYHTFGRYFELFGSLFWGAEYCFMENPSVETMTENMQLFKPTIFISIPKKWMQLYEFISTKVNIEIDEHDKIKSTIENITGGNLKWGLSAAGYLPPEIFLFFQRYGIELMSGFGMTEATGGITMTPPGKYIENSLGCALPGIEIKVNPDGELLIRGPYVMLGYFDEEKKKTFDAEGWFHTGDIMEMDSNGYVEIVDRKKEIYKNIKGETIAPQKIENLFRDFEFINQVFLVGDHRPFNTILINPKKEFEETVLAEMTFQQKQEYFASTVVSVNKFLSPFERIIDFRLIDRPFSAEYGELTPKGTYKRRVIEENFKSIIEQMYVKPHTQIEVNGLEVWVPNWFLREKGTLSRDVVADNSFLLIPKLNLSLRIEKKDNNQITIGSFNYTVNMEHVDIQSILTNPYLWLGNFELYRFAGESIFEWVRQVHHDKNIKFHSVSNELIDCSPFIDVFKKIFEQREYSLRGLNLASLIIQTDCQEAKLALVYISNLLQDSSQSIYKIALDLIQRPHLGKSIEIRREMFLTALTAKDNLNTFNLFNTFLNFDYDLLNDYVIEKIIKLKRDINIITVTENLIDKYTAEVSKNLTNTFIPSLFKLLKVYGSYHPASYQRIRQVFVKYITIAKQAQNREDLSELSKLVSINLNELQNNFREWLGPNQTIAVDSESGYEYTWGDVITFDENVDFGDKEIITEAIIDTPLLREAIFIFSHGKLIRLDDIFPRGIWISHLRSYHDKSVYRISVQTRFYGGFELVLNINKKLPKENILEEVNWLILAGSRHFLHEFTEDFGGYWENYDMWTGKYVPGDTVKKFIQKEFRKSESSASQKDESTEAKLSLLWQFFIWNAAAAYCNFWRLTGYKLQLTDPSPNNFIIPPHDYQTGTKVVSFSERGEFSSLVDFLISFYNGFVIEIEKEFPSLKSKSAWDYIFSGMLNAEGERSGLKLLHMLKEEISKSELNTQLKELSDKLTEFIEQVENYGYMPKQLFFAIKRFKRWFALNKDADLSAQATMLYDLYETYFLPDLEKNFPETRIRFFLETVFSDSNNSLRNALFNIMKQQKFHLITKDEATIRLTNLHSEFNLTEKENFFLTRLTYPFLKPTDSAAIIKIKAEGPESSNLVVQLVDYDGNVFLIRKPISPKEISRLHQLFIEANLIVNFRPEHQFLVALSERGFIIGGLFYLPIDENTVHMEKIVVSNMYRRKGISEGLMNELSKRLKNDGYKSLTTGYFRPEYFYRFGFKIEKKFSGLVKDLTEI; encoded by the coding sequence ATGGAAAACTTAACTAATAAACTTTCCAGAATAATTAGTGCGTTATTGGCCGGCGAAAAAGCTGCTACAGAAGAAACTGCTAACGAACTGCCAAAACTATTGGATGAATGTTTGCTGAATGTTGTTGAGTTAAATTTATTACATGAAAAAGAAATTTTAGACAAGCTTTCTCAAATTTTTTCTTACTTGTTTGCATCTAATTTGCATAAAATAATTGTAAGTAGAATTGATAAAGAAATTTACTTCCTTTTTGGAAAATCTTTAGTTAATGAAGTTGCATATTCTGACCAGTTCAAAAATATTATTTACGATTATCTCGATTTATTTAGATTGCCGGAATTTTTAACTAAAATTTATGGTGATAAAAGATGGGAAAAACTAATTCTAGATTTGATTATAGTTTCTAACTTTGATATAGCTTCCTTAGTAAGCCAGCGGTTGAAAAATTACTATAATAAAACTCTATTCAAAGTATTCGATAATGGGACAATAAAAGAATATAAATGGCGCGAAGTTAAGTCAATTATCGATATATATTCTAAATCATTACTTTCATTAATAACCAAACAGCAAAATAAATTTGTTGCTTTTTTAATGGAAAACTCTTTAGAAACTGCTTTGTTAGATATTGCCTGCTTGTCTTCTAAAATTGTAAATGTTATGATTCCAGCAAATTCAGTTTCTAATCATATATTATTTATACTGAACCAAACAAAAGCCTCAGTATTGTTTGTTTACGATGAGAAGGAATTAATAAAAATTAGATCAATTAGGAAAGAATTAAAACACTTAAAAATAGTTGTCTTAGTTAAAGGAAATGTTACTGATGAATGGGTAATTCCTTTCAACAAATTTATTGAAATGGCTAACCAGCACTCAGAAGAGGAGTTTAATCACTTTAAATTGGCTTTTGGCAGTTCTGATTTTGTTAATGATGTGGCTACAATAATGTATACTTCTGGCACTACGGGTGATCCAAAAGGAATAATGTTTTCTCAGTTGAATATAATTTATAAACGTTTTTGCAGGGCTATGGCTATACCTCAAATCGGTGAGAACGACAGATTTTTAGCTTACCTGCCTCTTTACCACACATTTGGAAGATATTTTGAATTATTTGGCTCACTTTTTTGGGGTGCAGAGTATTGTTTTATGGAAAACCCCTCTGTCGAAACTATGACAGAAAATATGCAATTGTTCAAACCTACAATTTTTATCAGTATACCTAAAAAGTGGATGCAGCTTTATGAATTTATTTCTACCAAAGTAAATATTGAAATAGATGAACACGATAAAATAAAATCTACAATAGAAAATATAACAGGCGGTAATTTAAAATGGGGACTATCTGCAGCTGGCTATTTACCCCCGGAAATTTTTCTCTTTTTTCAACGTTATGGCATTGAGTTAATGAGCGGTTTTGGTATGACTGAAGCTACTGGCGGAATAACTATGACCCCGCCAGGCAAATATATCGAAAATTCTTTGGGATGTGCGCTGCCTGGAATTGAAATAAAGGTTAATCCAGATGGCGAATTATTAATTCGTGGACCTTATGTAATGCTGGGTTATTTCGATGAAGAAAAAAAGAAAACTTTTGATGCCGAAGGTTGGTTCCATACAGGCGATATAATGGAAATGGATTCTAATGGATATGTTGAAATTGTAGACCGTAAAAAAGAAATTTATAAGAATATTAAAGGCGAAACTATAGCACCTCAAAAAATTGAAAACCTTTTTAGAGATTTCGAATTTATTAATCAAGTCTTCTTGGTAGGAGACCATAGACCATTTAATACAATTCTAATTAATCCTAAAAAAGAATTTGAAGAAACTGTGCTTGCCGAGATGACTTTTCAGCAGAAGCAAGAGTATTTTGCTTCTACTGTTGTCTCAGTAAATAAATTTCTCTCACCTTTCGAAAGAATTATAGATTTCCGCTTGATTGACAGACCATTTTCAGCTGAATATGGAGAATTAACGCCTAAAGGGACTTATAAACGGCGGGTGATAGAGGAAAATTTTAAATCAATAATCGAACAAATGTATGTGAAACCTCACACTCAAATTGAGGTAAATGGCTTAGAAGTTTGGGTGCCTAACTGGTTTTTACGTGAGAAAGGAACTTTGAGCCGCGATGTAGTGGCTGATAATTCTTTCCTTTTAATCCCTAAATTAAATTTGTCACTGCGAATTGAAAAAAAAGATAATAACCAAATTACAATTGGTAGTTTTAATTATACAGTTAACATGGAACATGTTGATATTCAATCAATATTGACTAACCCTTACCTTTGGCTGGGAAATTTTGAATTATATAGGTTTGCAGGCGAATCAATTTTTGAGTGGGTCCGACAGGTACATCATGACAAAAATATTAAATTTCATTCGGTCTCTAATGAACTAATCGATTGCTCACCTTTTATTGATGTTTTCAAAAAAATTTTTGAACAGAGAGAATATTCGCTGCGTGGACTTAACTTAGCATCTTTAATTATTCAGACAGATTGCCAAGAAGCAAAATTAGCATTAGTCTACATTTCAAATCTGCTGCAAGATTCATCTCAATCAATTTACAAAATAGCTTTAGATTTAATTCAAAGACCTCATCTGGGAAAATCTATTGAAATAAGAAGAGAAATGTTTTTAACGGCTTTAACTGCAAAAGATAACTTAAATACATTTAATCTTTTTAACACATTTTTGAATTTCGACTATGATTTGCTGAACGATTATGTTATTGAAAAAATTATTAAACTTAAACGTGATATAAACATTATAACTGTTACAGAAAATTTAATTGATAAATACACAGCAGAAGTTTCTAAAAATTTAACTAACACTTTTATTCCATCTCTTTTCAAGCTGTTGAAAGTTTACGGCAGTTATCATCCAGCATCCTATCAGAGAATTAGACAAGTTTTTGTTAAGTATATAACTATTGCTAAGCAAGCTCAGAATCGTGAGGATTTGAGCGAACTCTCAAAATTGGTTTCAATTAATCTTAATGAATTGCAAAATAATTTTAGGGAATGGTTGGGTCCAAATCAAACTATTGCAGTAGATTCGGAATCTGGCTATGAATACACTTGGGGTGATGTTATAACATTTGATGAAAATGTAGATTTTGGTGATAAAGAAATAATTACTGAGGCAATAATCGATACACCTCTTTTGAGAGAGGCAATATTTATTTTTTCTCATGGTAAACTAATTAGATTAGACGATATTTTCCCGCGCGGTATATGGATAAGTCACCTGCGAAGCTATCATGATAAGTCAGTTTATAGAATTTCAGTACAAACACGATTTTATGGCGGCTTTGAACTGGTATTGAATATAAATAAGAAATTGCCTAAAGAAAATATTCTTGAAGAGGTGAACTGGCTTATTTTAGCCGGCAGCCGGCACTTTTTACATGAATTTACAGAAGACTTTGGAGGGTATTGGGAAAATTATGATATGTGGACAGGCAAATATGTGCCCGGTGATACGGTTAAAAAATTCATTCAAAAAGAATTTAGAAAATCTGAATCGAGTGCTTCGCAGAAAGATGAATCAACTGAAGCAAAACTTTCTTTACTATGGCAGTTTTTTATATGGAACGCTGCCGCTGCCTATTGTAATTTTTGGAGGTTAACAGGCTATAAACTTCAACTTACTGATCCTTCACCAAATAATTTTATTATTCCGCCTCACGACTATCAGACAGGCACTAAAGTTGTTTCTTTCTCAGAAAGAGGTGAGTTCAGTTCATTGGTCGATTTCTTAATTAGTTTTTATAATGGTTTTGTTATAGAAATTGAAAAAGAATTTCCTTCATTAAAATCTAAATCGGCTTGGGATTATATTTTTTCCGGCATGTTAAACGCTGAAGGTGAAAGAAGTGGATTAAAATTACTGCATATGCTTAAAGAAGAAATTAGTAAAAGTGAACTTAATACTCAACTTAAAGAACTATCAGATAAATTAACTGAATTTATTGAGCAAGTAGAAAATTATGGATATATGCCTAAGCAACTCTTTTTTGCAATTAAGCGCTTTAAGAGATGGTTTGCTTTAAATAAGGATGCTGATTTAAGCGCACAAGCTACTATGCTCTATGACCTTTATGAAACATATTTCTTACCAGATTTGGAAAAGAACTTTCCGGAAACTAGAATTAGATTTTTCTTGGAAACGGTTTTTAGCGACTCTAATAATTCTCTTAGGAACGCTTTGTTCAATATTATGAAACAACAAAAATTTCATTTAATCACTAAAGATGAAGCTACTATCCGTCTGACAAATTTGCATTCGGAATTTAACTTAACAGAAAAAGAGAATTTCTTTTTAACTCGACTTACATACCCATTTCTTAAACCAACTGATTCTGCTGCTATAATTAAAATAAAAGCCGAGGGTCCAGAATCATCAAACTTGGTTGTACAATTGGTTGACTACGATGGTAATGTTTTCTTAATTCGAAAGCCAATCTCTCCAAAAGAAATTTCACGGCTGCATCAATTATTTATTGAGGCTAATTTGATTGTTAATTTTCGTCCAGAACATCAATTTTTAGTAGCACTTTCTGAAAGAGGATTTATAATTGGTGGTTTGTTTTATCTTCCAATTGATGAGAATACTGTACACATGGAAAAAATTGTAGTTTCAAATATGTATCGAAGAAAAGGTATAAGTGAAGGCCTAATGAATGAACTTTCAAAAAGGCTAAAAAACGATGGTTATAAATCGCTTACTACTGGTTATTTTAGGCCAGAATATTTCTACAGATTTGGTTTCAAAATAGAGAAAAAATTCTCTGGCTTAGTTAAAGACCTCACTGAAATTTAG
- a CDS encoding exonuclease domain-containing protein, giving the protein MKKEIDISEVPFEDGEYCVFDFETTGTSPFNDRVIEIGIVKIKKGKITDTFQSLINPEMSIPAFITEMTGITNEDLVKAPTFEKIFPEIEKFFGSSVLVAHNFQFDYSFLKSECKNLYLNPPQNPSICTVQLARRLYPELKSKSLGILVRHLKIRHRNVHRGLGDSMATAKIFIKMFNLLRNEHNIETISDLINFQKTPGSALVYRIIKKKLADDLSSLPSSPGVYFFKDKREKIIYIGKAKSLKQRVSQYFLNNAPKKIKEIVRKAERIGFTPTNSELTALLKEAELIKIHFPHYNTMLKQYSKNYFIKILLTHNAPTAVQTNDFFFDGNDYFGPYSSKQTAKILLEIIDRTFRLRECSDKEFSKKKKCYLADIDRCLAPCVQNIDNDYKNELDLVYEFLAGENQWAVNRLLNRMKELAQKQKYEEAANVRDLVNEILHQIHKTSILAEPINKAKVLFEIRGYNSPDYILLINGKMTIKNEMKLENDDFTISLQDYFNGSIFRSQDLDKNDLEKLKIALNWLIKNKESVRVHYLKDYNSIEQLYAAQIFH; this is encoded by the coding sequence ATGAAGAAAGAAATAGACATAAGCGAAGTACCGTTTGAGGACGGTGAATACTGTGTATTCGATTTTGAGACAACAGGTACCTCACCATTTAACGATAGAGTAATTGAGATTGGAATTGTAAAAATAAAAAAAGGCAAGATTACTGATACTTTTCAATCATTAATTAATCCAGAAATGTCTATTCCTGCTTTTATTACTGAGATGACAGGGATAACAAATGAGGATTTAGTAAAAGCACCTACTTTTGAAAAAATATTTCCGGAAATAGAAAAATTTTTTGGCAGTTCAGTTTTAGTTGCACACAATTTTCAATTTGATTATTCATTTCTTAAAAGCGAATGTAAAAATCTATACTTGAATCCGCCTCAAAATCCTTCAATATGTACAGTACAACTTGCACGCAGGCTTTACCCTGAACTCAAAAGCAAGTCACTAGGAATTTTAGTAAGACATCTTAAAATCAGACACAGAAATGTTCATAGAGGGCTAGGCGATTCAATGGCTACAGCCAAAATTTTTATAAAAATGTTTAACCTTCTGCGCAATGAACATAATATCGAGACTATAAGCGATTTAATTAATTTCCAGAAAACTCCCGGCTCTGCACTTGTCTATAGAATAATCAAAAAAAAATTAGCTGATGACTTAAGCAGTTTACCATCTTCTCCAGGTGTTTATTTTTTTAAAGATAAAAGAGAAAAAATAATTTATATCGGAAAAGCTAAATCTTTGAAGCAACGTGTCTCGCAGTATTTTTTAAATAATGCCCCCAAAAAAATAAAAGAAATAGTAAGAAAAGCTGAGAGAATAGGCTTTACTCCAACTAATTCAGAACTAACCGCTTTGTTAAAAGAAGCAGAGTTAATTAAAATCCATTTCCCGCATTATAACACAATGCTTAAACAGTATTCTAAAAATTACTTTATAAAGATTTTGTTGACTCATAATGCACCAACAGCAGTTCAAACAAATGATTTTTTTTTCGACGGCAATGATTATTTCGGACCCTATTCAAGCAAACAAACAGCAAAGATTTTATTAGAAATTATCGATAGAACTTTTAGGTTGAGAGAGTGCAGTGACAAAGAATTCAGCAAAAAGAAAAAATGTTATTTAGCCGATATTGACCGCTGTCTGGCTCCTTGTGTCCAAAATATTGACAATGATTACAAAAATGAATTGGATTTAGTCTATGAATTTTTAGCCGGTGAAAACCAATGGGCTGTAAATCGTCTGTTGAACAGAATGAAAGAACTTGCACAAAAACAAAAGTATGAAGAGGCAGCAAATGTAAGAGACCTTGTAAATGAAATTCTACATCAAATACACAAAACTTCAATATTAGCAGAACCAATCAATAAAGCTAAAGTTCTTTTCGAAATTAGGGGTTATAACAGCCCAGACTATATTTTACTTATAAATGGTAAAATGACAATAAAAAATGAAATGAAATTAGAAAACGATGATTTTACAATATCGCTTCAAGATTATTTTAACGGCAGCATTTTTCGTTCACAGGATTTAGACAAAAATGATTTAGAGAAATTAAAAATTGCATTGAATTGGCTAATTAAAAACAAGGAATCCGTTAGAGTCCATTATTTAAAAGATTACAACTCCATCGAACAATTATATGCAGCCCAAATTTTTCACTAA